A region of uncultured Desulfobacter sp. DNA encodes the following proteins:
- a CDS encoding helical backbone metal receptor, whose translation MVRSRTVKILLPWVSILICIPAWAIAQASSPAVRVISLSPFITETIYLLGAQDQLLADTSYCTVPPEAAQKEKIGSVTRVNVEKIISMQPDLVIASPLSQEKQLKILRSHGLWIMEIPNPKTFDQICATTLKIADALGKTAQAQALVQQSRADVDKICGLVTGLNPRRVFIQIGIKPLHTVNKDLFINEYLIRANAVNIAENLPSGVYSREEVIKQDPDVILVATMGSDKKAAAFEKKRWMSFASLTAARNNEIHVLDPEVICHPTPVSFASGLEQVAGLIHPQIGNTGGIN comes from the coding sequence ATGGTCAGATCCAGGACGGTTAAAATACTTCTGCCATGGGTGTCGATACTAATCTGCATTCCGGCTTGGGCTATAGCCCAGGCCTCTTCACCCGCTGTACGGGTGATCTCTTTATCTCCTTTTATCACGGAAACCATTTATCTTTTGGGTGCCCAGGATCAGCTGCTGGCCGACACCTCTTATTGTACGGTGCCCCCCGAGGCTGCCCAGAAAGAGAAGATCGGGTCCGTAACCCGGGTGAATGTGGAAAAGATCATCAGCATGCAGCCGGATCTGGTGATCGCCTCTCCTTTGAGCCAGGAAAAACAGCTTAAAATTCTTCGATCCCATGGCCTTTGGATCATGGAGATCCCCAATCCCAAAACATTTGACCAGATCTGCGCCACGACCCTGAAAATCGCGGACGCCCTTGGCAAAACAGCCCAGGCCCAAGCCCTTGTGCAACAGTCCAGGGCTGATGTTGACAAAATTTGCGGCCTGGTCACAGGTTTGAACCCGAGACGGGTATTTATCCAGATTGGCATAAAGCCCCTGCACACGGTGAACAAGGATCTGTTCATCAACGAATATCTTATCCGGGCCAATGCCGTTAATATCGCCGAAAACCTCCCTTCGGGCGTCTATTCCCGGGAAGAGGTGATTAAACAGGATCCGGATGTCATTCTCGTGGCCACCATGGGGTCGGATAAAAAAGCGGCAGCGTTTGAAAAAAAACGGTGGATGTCCTTTGCGTCCCTGACAGCTGCCAGGAACAACGAAATTCACGTGCTCGACCCGGAGGTGATCTGTCACCCCACACCTGTCAGCTTTGCCTCCGGCCTGGAGCAGGTGGCCGGCCTGATTCATCCTCAGATCGGTAATACAGGAGGGATCAATTGA
- a CDS encoding hybrid sensor histidine kinase/response regulator, which translates to MNSEETVIHEQSVLVVEDCESDIDALVACLSGNYQVRVATDGDSALKCIRQDVPDIVLLDILMPGLDGFEVCRQIKNDPELKDVLVIFVTSLTEVVDETKGLEMGAVDYITKPFNFAVIRAKIKTHLELALAKKELDRQNRILKENIELREQMEQIYRHDLKTPIQVVLGAAQLMSLPGDLNETNRRNLLQEQINACFTMIDMLNRTMVLYKMEQEICPVNITRVDVMPLFERITMAFAKKMAKRQILFKLFINGVPADIGCPCVISCDEMLFYIMMNNLFANALDASPDGGTIAVRIHGPEQGRVTIEIENKGLIPEPIRDKFFDKFVTYGKSQGTGIGTYSAMLTAKLHNGSISFSLSEEAGTTTITVFLPQ; encoded by the coding sequence ATGAACTCGGAAGAGACGGTCATACATGAGCAGTCGGTGCTGGTGGTTGAAGATTGCGAATCGGATATTGACGCACTGGTGGCCTGTTTAAGCGGCAACTACCAGGTCCGGGTGGCAACTGACGGGGACAGCGCCCTCAAATGTATCAGGCAGGATGTGCCTGATATCGTGCTTCTGGATATTTTGATGCCGGGACTTGATGGTTTTGAGGTATGCCGTCAAATTAAAAATGACCCCGAATTAAAGGATGTACTGGTCATCTTTGTCACCAGTCTGACCGAAGTGGTGGATGAAACCAAAGGCCTGGAGATGGGGGCTGTGGACTATATAACCAAACCCTTTAACTTTGCGGTTATTCGCGCCAAGATAAAAACCCATCTCGAACTGGCCCTGGCAAAAAAGGAACTTGATCGCCAGAACAGGATTCTTAAAGAGAATATTGAATTGCGGGAACAGATGGAACAGATTTATCGCCATGACCTGAAGACCCCGATTCAGGTGGTTCTCGGAGCGGCACAGCTCATGAGCCTGCCTGGGGACCTGAATGAAACCAACCGGCGAAACCTGTTGCAGGAGCAGATCAATGCCTGTTTTACCATGATTGACATGCTCAACAGGACCATGGTGCTGTATAAAATGGAACAGGAGATCTGTCCGGTCAATATAACCCGGGTGGATGTCATGCCTCTTTTTGAGCGCATCACAATGGCCTTTGCCAAAAAGATGGCCAAAAGGCAGATTCTGTTCAAGTTGTTCATTAACGGAGTCCCTGCCGATATCGGCTGTCCCTGTGTGATTTCATGCGATGAGATGCTTTTTTACATTATGATGAACAATTTGTTCGCCAATGCCCTGGATGCATCCCCGGATGGGGGAACCATTGCTGTTCGTATTCATGGCCCAGAGCAGGGCAGGGTAACAATAGAGATCGAAAATAAAGGTCTTATTCCGGAGCCCATCCGGGATAAATTCTTTGATAAATTTGTGACCTATGGCAAATCCCAGGGAACCGGTATCGGCACATATTCCGCCATGCTGACGGCAAAACTGCATAACGGAAGCATAAGCTTTTCGTTATCCGAGGAGGCCGGCACCACCACCATAACCGTCTTCTTGCCCCAATAA
- a CDS encoding iron ABC transporter permease produces MKSTAGSWGLFAFSLLVLLVFTAGLSLSVGSADIRFFDIPGIIAAGPGTPEYGILMGIRLPRTLLGIATGGALSLAGTLLQGMFKNPLVEPYTLGISGGASLGVCMNILFRLYAVMGMIAYPLSGFAGASLVIFLVYGLNRSTRHIRSNRMLLTGVMISYVASSLVMLLMALARSDDLQTIVLWIMGSLDEPDMTLICMAVTGSLAGLFLSYFFCLDLNGLALGEEEAENLGVNTSRARKGIFFIASFLTGLSVSMTGVIMFVGLVVPHFMRLVTGPDHRILLPATYLAGGIFLLVCDVVARTVIAPMELPVGVITGIIGGVVFIRSIAGKKEAL; encoded by the coding sequence TTGAAATCCACTGCCGGGTCCTGGGGCCTGTTTGCCTTCAGCCTGCTTGTGCTCCTGGTGTTCACCGCAGGCCTGTCCCTGTCCGTGGGCAGTGCCGATATCCGCTTTTTTGACATCCCAGGGATTATTGCCGCAGGACCGGGCACCCCCGAATACGGTATCCTCATGGGTATCCGGCTGCCGAGAACCCTGCTTGGCATTGCCACGGGCGGAGCCTTGAGCCTTGCGGGCACCCTGCTCCAGGGCATGTTTAAAAATCCTCTGGTGGAACCATATACCCTTGGTATCTCGGGCGGGGCGTCCCTGGGCGTCTGCATGAATATCCTGTTCAGGCTTTATGCGGTCATGGGCATGATTGCCTATCCCCTATCCGGATTTGCCGGTGCAAGCCTTGTTATTTTTCTGGTGTACGGACTGAACCGCAGCACCCGCCACATCCGCTCCAACCGGATGCTGCTTACCGGGGTCATGATATCCTATGTGGCGTCCTCCCTTGTCATGCTGCTCATGGCCCTGGCCCGTTCCGACGATCTTCAGACTATAGTGCTGTGGATCATGGGGTCTTTGGACGAACCGGACATGACCCTGATCTGTATGGCTGTGACCGGTTCCCTGGCCGGACTTTTTCTCTCCTATTTTTTCTGTCTTGACCTCAACGGCCTGGCCCTGGGCGAAGAAGAGGCTGAAAACCTGGGCGTGAATACGTCCCGGGCCAGGAAGGGCATTTTCTTTATTGCATCGTTTCTCACCGGTCTGTCCGTATCCATGACGGGCGTGATCATGTTTGTGGGGCTTGTTGTCCCCCATTTCATGCGCCTGGTCACAGGACCGGACCACAGAATCCTTTTGCCGGCCACCTATCTGGCCGGCGGAATATTCCTGCTGGTGTGCGATGTGGTGGCAAGGACCGTGATCGCACCCATGGAACTGCCCGTGGGCGTGATCACCGGAATCATTGGCGGCGTTGTGTTCATCCGGTCCATTGCCGGTAAAAAGGAGGCGTTGTGA
- a CDS encoding VOC family protein has translation MVFTGIHHLALITDDMDKTIRFWRDLLGMRMLAATGDGRNKQYFFEICENAIVSFFEWPEAVNPEEKLHGEPTEHPQAFDHVAIGVENHKALEEMKVRLESAGFWVSPVVDHEFIHSIYSFDPNNIPIEFTTEVKGRSLREVLRMSDRNITDIAREGQEPQPGKKPAPKPGKPQTGQPTG, from the coding sequence GTGGTTTTCACAGGGATTCACCATCTTGCTCTGATCACCGATGACATGGACAAAACCATTCGTTTCTGGAGAGATCTTCTGGGAATGAGGATGCTTGCCGCCACAGGTGACGGGAGAAACAAACAATACTTTTTTGAGATTTGTGAAAATGCCATCGTCTCCTTTTTTGAATGGCCGGAAGCCGTGAATCCCGAGGAAAAGCTTCATGGAGAACCGACGGAACATCCCCAGGCTTTTGACCATGTGGCCATCGGCGTGGAAAACCACAAGGCCCTTGAAGAGATGAAGGTTCGGCTGGAATCCGCAGGGTTCTGGGTCTCTCCTGTAGTGGACCACGAATTTATCCATTCCATCTACTCCTTTGATCCCAACAACATCCCCATTGAATTTACCACGGAGGTCAAAGGACGAAGCTTAAGGGAGGTTCTGCGCATGAGTGACCGGAATATCACGGACATTGCACGGGAAGGCCAGGAGCCGCAACCAGGGAAAAAACCGGCACCCAAACCGGGAAAGCCCCAGACAGGGCAGCCCACAGGGTAG
- a CDS encoding ABC transporter ATP-binding protein, which produces MTASALVNIEDVALGFGRRRILSDIRFDVPAGRIVSIIGPNGAGKTSLLRAICGNLKPVTGRIMLNGSDIATRPRDHIARQMAVVLQSQVPLSMRVQAYVLLGRLPFFKPFQFFETGRDREMARHFMTLTGIADLADAAMDQISGGQRQLAAIARALTQEPQLLVLDEPTAHLDITHQARILDLITALRKALGLTVIMVIHDLNLASEYCDDLVLLDKNKGRIHTLGTPEQVLTRENIQAVYHTPVRVGKSPASGRPWVFLDRPVPSGP; this is translated from the coding sequence GTGACCGCCTCTGCACTGGTGAACATTGAGGATGTCGCACTGGGCTTTGGCAGGCGCCGGATATTGTCGGATATCCGTTTTGATGTGCCGGCCGGCCGGATTGTTTCCATCATTGGTCCCAACGGTGCCGGAAAAACCAGCCTGTTGCGCGCGATTTGCGGCAACCTGAAACCGGTGACGGGAAGAATCATGCTCAACGGGAGCGACATTGCCACCCGCCCACGGGACCATATTGCCCGGCAGATGGCTGTTGTACTGCAAAGCCAGGTGCCTTTATCCATGAGGGTTCAAGCATATGTGCTGCTGGGCCGCCTGCCATTTTTCAAGCCGTTTCAATTTTTTGAAACCGGCCGGGACAGGGAAATGGCCCGCCACTTTATGACGCTCACCGGAATCGCGGACCTTGCCGATGCCGCCATGGATCAAATTTCCGGCGGACAGCGGCAACTGGCAGCCATTGCAAGGGCCTTGACCCAGGAGCCCCAGCTCCTTGTCCTGGATGAACCCACAGCACATCTGGACATTACCCACCAGGCCCGGATTCTGGATCTGATTACCGCATTGCGCAAGGCCCTTGGCCTCACGGTGATCATGGTGATCCATGATTTAAATCTGGCCTCTGAATATTGCGATGATCTGGTGCTGCTGGACAAGAACAAAGGACGGATTCATACTCTGGGCACCCCGGAACAGGTCCTGACCCGGGAAAATATCCAGGCCGTGTATCACACCCCTGTCCGGGTGGGAAAAAGTCCCGCATCCGGGCGGCCCTGGGTGTTCCTGGACCGCCCGGTACCTTCCGGGCCTTAA
- a CDS encoding two-component system response regulator: MTDLSQMRVLVVDDVETNVDILVDALGDDYRVSVAMDGESALEIIEEEPPDIILMDIMMPGIDGYEVCERLKSKTATRDIPVVFLTALSEEENEAKGLALGAVDYITKPFRAALVKARVKNHLELKQHKDHLENLVARRTREVLLAQEISMESIGTLAEFRDPETGGHIKRTQHYIKALANELKILPKFSCVLNEEVIDLIYKSAPLHDIGKVAIPDAILKKPGKLTKEEFDEMKTHTLHGYKVLLSGKTRLDTGTYLKCAATIALTHHEKWDGSGYPRKLSGENIPVAGRLMAIADVYDALVSRRVYKPPFPHSQAVAIILEGQGQHFDPDMVDVFEQHADVFRSIALEFADHEDEIKTLQC, translated from the coding sequence ATGACCGACTTATCTCAAATGCGTGTTCTTGTTGTGGATGATGTGGAAACCAATGTAGATATCCTGGTGGATGCTCTGGGCGATGATTACCGGGTCAGTGTGGCCATGGATGGCGAGTCCGCCCTGGAGATTATTGAGGAGGAGCCTCCGGATATTATTCTTATGGATATTATGATGCCCGGCATAGACGGGTACGAAGTGTGCGAACGGCTTAAGTCCAAAACCGCAACCCGGGATATCCCGGTGGTGTTTCTGACGGCTTTGTCCGAAGAGGAAAATGAGGCCAAGGGGCTTGCCCTGGGGGCGGTGGATTATATTACAAAGCCTTTTAGAGCGGCACTGGTCAAGGCCCGTGTCAAAAATCATCTGGAGTTGAAACAGCACAAGGACCATTTGGAAAACCTTGTGGCCAGGAGAACCCGGGAAGTCTTGCTGGCCCAGGAAATCAGTATGGAAAGCATCGGTACCCTGGCCGAATTTCGGGACCCGGAGACCGGCGGGCATATCAAGCGCACCCAGCATTATATCAAAGCGCTGGCCAATGAGCTGAAGATTTTGCCTAAATTCAGTTGTGTACTCAATGAAGAGGTCATTGACCTGATTTATAAGAGCGCACCATTGCATGATATCGGAAAAGTAGCCATACCGGATGCCATCCTTAAGAAGCCGGGTAAACTGACCAAAGAAGAATTCGATGAGATGAAAACTCACACCTTACATGGATATAAGGTGTTGCTGTCCGGCAAAACGCGTCTGGATACCGGCACGTATCTGAAATGCGCAGCCACCATCGCCCTGACCCACCATGAAAAATGGGACGGTTCCGGCTATCCCCGGAAGCTTTCAGGAGAGAATATCCCTGTGGCGGGACGGTTGATGGCCATCGCAGATGTCTATGATGCCCTGGTTTCCAGGCGGGTTTATAAGCCGCCATTTCCCCATTCCCAGGCCGTAGCCATTATCCTTGAGGGACAGGGACAACATTTTGATCCTGACATGGTGGATGTGTTTGAACAGCACGCCGACGTGTTCAGATCCATTGCCCTGGAGTTTGCAGACCATGAGGATGAAATTAAAACATTACAGTGTTAA